A single window of Microbispora hainanensis DNA harbors:
- a CDS encoding LLM class flavin-dependent oxidoreductase, which produces MSQRERLRDVVRAAVTAEELGFAWYTVGEHHFGERDVIPSPVVILAAIAERTSSIRLATGTTLVANRDPVLVAEDYALLSDGRLELIAGGSFFPEPYAVFGQEPDSAPWAGNLTEDGFFLPPERLRLRYRELGVDDGTEVAVYCGSGVTACHDLLALELAGVGSAALYPGSWSAWSADPRRPAVRGERPWPHDQEEARA; this is translated from the coding sequence CTGTCCCAGCGGGAACGGCTGCGCGACGTCGTCCGTGCCGCGGTCACCGCCGAGGAGCTCGGCTTCGCCTGGTACACGGTGGGGGAGCACCACTTCGGCGAGCGGGACGTGATCCCGTCGCCCGTCGTCATCCTGGCGGCGATCGCCGAACGCACCTCCTCCATCCGGCTCGCGACCGGGACCACCCTGGTGGCCAACCGGGACCCGGTGCTCGTCGCCGAGGACTACGCCCTCCTCTCCGACGGCCGGCTAGAGCTCATCGCCGGTGGCTCGTTCTTCCCCGAGCCGTACGCGGTCTTCGGCCAGGAGCCGGACAGCGCTCCCTGGGCGGGCAACCTGACCGAGGACGGCTTCTTCCTGCCGCCGGAGCGCCTCCGGCTGCGCTACCGGGAGCTCGGCGTGGACGACGGCACCGAGGTGGCCGTTTACTGCGGCAGCGGCGTGACCGCCTGCCATGACCTGCTGGCGCTCGAACTCGCCGGCGTCGGCTCGGCGGCGCTCTACCCGGGTTCCTGGTCCGCCTGGTCGGCGGACCCGCGGCGGCCGGCCGTACGAGGGGAGCGGCCGTGGCCGCACGACCAGGAGGAGGCACGGGCATGA
- a CDS encoding ATP-binding cassette domain-containing protein, whose amino-acid sequence MTRRAPPREAPVCWPPSASRSSATPSCRRWWSPPWACWETSALLSVRGLAKTFPVRTGPLRRRGTRNAVDGVDFDIPAGTTLGLVGESGSGKTTTARMILGLERPTAGSVRFAGEDVTSARGEALRRLRRRVQLVYQNPYTSLHPRSTVEDLLTEPMRNHGVDDAAGRAAAVRALLDDVALPTSLARRRAGELSGGQRQRVAIARALALNPDLLVCDEPVSALDVTVQAQILELLARLQRERGLTYLFISHDLAVVRQVSHTIAVMRGGRIVEQGDAEDVFTSPRHPCTRELLAAIPGFRTQTEEPQWSQVSSPSAACCRTRTRANGCPSGNGCATSSVPRSPPRSSASPGTRWGSTTSASGT is encoded by the coding sequence ATGACACGACGAGCCCCGCCGCGAGAGGCGCCGGTGTGCTGGCCGCCCTCGGCCTCGCGGTCTTCGGCTACGCCCTCATGCAGACGGTGGTGGTCCCCGCCCTGGGCCTGCTGGGAGACGTCCGCGCTGCTCAGCGTCCGCGGCCTCGCCAAGACCTTCCCGGTGCGCACCGGCCCGCTGCGGCGCAGAGGCACCAGGAACGCGGTGGACGGCGTGGACTTCGACATCCCCGCGGGGACCACGCTGGGCCTGGTCGGCGAATCCGGGTCGGGCAAGACGACGACGGCCAGGATGATCCTCGGTCTGGAACGGCCGACGGCGGGCAGCGTGCGCTTCGCGGGCGAGGACGTCACCTCCGCCCGGGGCGAGGCCCTGCGGCGGCTGCGGCGCCGGGTCCAGCTCGTCTACCAGAACCCCTACACCTCGCTGCACCCCCGCTCCACGGTCGAGGACCTGCTGACCGAGCCGATGCGCAACCACGGCGTGGACGACGCGGCAGGCAGGGCGGCGGCCGTACGCGCGCTGCTGGACGACGTCGCCCTGCCCACCTCGCTCGCCCGCCGCCGCGCGGGGGAGCTGTCCGGCGGCCAGCGGCAGCGCGTCGCCATCGCCCGCGCCCTGGCGCTGAACCCCGACCTGCTGGTGTGCGACGAGCCGGTCTCCGCCCTCGACGTGACCGTGCAGGCCCAGATCCTGGAGCTGCTGGCCAGGCTGCAGCGCGAACGCGGCCTGACCTATCTGTTCATCTCCCACGACCTGGCCGTCGTACGCCAGGTCAGCCACACGATCGCGGTCATGCGCGGCGGCCGGATCGTCGAGCAGGGCGACGCGGAAGACGTCTTCACCAGCCCGAGGCACCCCTGCACGCGGGAGCTGCTCGCCGCGATCCCCGGTTTCCGGACACAGACGGAGGAACCCCAATGGAGTCAGGTCTCATCACCTTCGGCAGCCTGCTGCCGGACCCGCACACGGGCGAACGGCTGTCCCAGCGGGAACGGCTGCGCGACGTCGTCCGTGCCGCGGTCACCGCCGAGGAGCTCGGCTTCGCCTGGTACACGGTGGGGGAGCACCACTTCGGCGAGCGGGACGTGA
- a CDS encoding MarR family transcriptional regulator has protein sequence MTTTTATGTATGTATGTATGTGTDAAFATALVRMSHVVQYVFADVSREHGVTPQQAQLLCMLNDGPIGMTELSRLLHLEKSSLTGLVDRVERRGLVTRVSHPRDRRACRISLTPEGAGLGEQVHAEICARLDVLGEEMPEADRLRIATALMGVVARYTT, from the coding sequence ATGACCACGACGACGGCCACGGGGACGGCCACGGGGACGGCCACGGGGACGGCCACGGGGACCGGCACGGACGCGGCGTTCGCCACCGCGCTGGTGCGCATGTCCCACGTCGTGCAGTACGTCTTCGCCGACGTGAGCCGGGAGCACGGCGTCACTCCGCAGCAGGCGCAGTTGCTGTGCATGCTGAACGACGGCCCCATCGGCATGACCGAGCTCAGCCGCCTCCTGCATCTGGAGAAGTCCAGCCTCACCGGGCTCGTGGACCGGGTGGAACGGCGCGGGCTCGTGACCCGGGTCAGCCATCCGCGCGACCGCCGCGCCTGCCGGATCTCGCTCACGCCCGAGGGCGCGGGGCTCGGCGAGCAGGTGCACGCGGAGATCTGCGCGCGTCTGGACGTCCTGGGCGAGGAGATGCCGGAGGCCGACAGGCTCCGGATCGCCACGGCCCTCATGGGCGTGGTCGCGCGCTACACCACCTGA
- a CDS encoding AfsR/SARP family transcriptional regulator gives MRYELLGPLRLVDEETHTISAPKVETLLAALLIRANQPVSTDELLDELWGNDPPKRARAALHVYISHLRKTYVQPAVDGAAIRTHAQGYLLEADRASVDVFRLQSLHAAGRDGADRDPERALESFAAAAALFRGPVLAGIDNGLIVGTFARWAEEVRLECLEAIAMCSLRLGRHREVIGDLSRWVEEYPLNENLREQLMLALYRSGRRAEALEVFQSARQVLREELGLDPRVTMRRLQFAILSADADLAIAG, from the coding sequence ATGAGATACGAATTGCTCGGGCCATTACGCCTGGTGGACGAGGAGACGCACACGATCAGCGCGCCCAAGGTCGAGACGCTGCTGGCCGCGCTGCTGATCCGGGCGAACCAGCCGGTGTCGACCGACGAACTGCTCGACGAGCTGTGGGGGAACGATCCTCCGAAGCGCGCTCGCGCCGCCCTGCACGTCTACATCTCGCATCTGCGCAAGACCTACGTTCAGCCCGCGGTGGACGGGGCGGCCATCCGGACGCACGCCCAGGGCTACCTGCTGGAGGCGGACCGCGCGTCCGTGGACGTGTTCCGTCTGCAGAGCCTGCACGCCGCGGGCCGGGACGGGGCGGACCGTGACCCGGAGCGGGCGCTGGAGTCGTTCGCCGCCGCGGCGGCCCTGTTCCGCGGGCCCGTGCTCGCCGGGATCGACAACGGGCTCATCGTCGGCACGTTCGCCCGCTGGGCCGAGGAGGTCCGGCTGGAGTGTCTTGAGGCGATCGCGATGTGCTCGCTGCGGCTCGGGCGGCACCGCGAGGTGATCGGCGACCTGTCCCGGTGGGTCGAGGAGTATCCGCTCAACGAGAACCTGCGCGAGCAGCTCATGCTGGCCCTCTACCGTTCCGGGCGGCGGGCCGAGGCGCTGGAGGTCTTCCAGTCGGCCCGGCAGGTGCTGCGGGAGGAGCTCGGGCTCGACCCCCGCGTGACCATGCGCCGGCTTCAGTTCGCGATCCTCTCCGCCGACGCCGACCTCGCCATCGCGGGGTGA
- a CDS encoding MFS transporter, protein MTTESAPGDVSAGAPPRAGRAWALVLAAIVGAEFMLQLDGTIVNVALPTLQSDLHLSVAGGSWVPNGFFLAFGGLLLFAGRLGDVLGHRRVFLSGVGLVVVASLVAGLAPNVEVLLAGRILQGAGAAIAGPTGLALLAIVFEGERQQRAFGLYSTVTGLGASAGMVLGGVLTWAGDWRWSLLVNVPIGLVIIAVAVRALGLRDEATRRRPLGLPSALLSTATLAAAVYGLVHAAENGWGDRWTLTALGAAVVLAVVLLLVDRRADEPLLPLALFSGRDRAGAFLALLLLAAVLTSFLIYLVQYLQGVLHLNALQSGLAILPFGLALLVSTQILTKHIAAIGLKTRAVAGLVVVLAGVAWLTRLDGGSTYAGGVLPALVVMGLGVGVAIIPFNMIVLTTAPQEYAGVAAGVLQTALTIGGSLGLAAMLIPLTQGTGGLAGSISSVFVWACGALVIALLVALVFWYRPGARGAAPAARG, encoded by the coding sequence ATGACCACCGAAAGCGCCCCCGGCGACGTCTCGGCCGGCGCGCCGCCGCGAGCCGGCCGCGCCTGGGCCCTCGTGCTCGCGGCGATCGTCGGGGCGGAGTTCATGCTCCAGCTCGACGGCACGATCGTGAACGTCGCGCTCCCGACCCTCCAGTCCGACCTCCATCTGTCGGTGGCCGGGGGATCGTGGGTGCCGAACGGCTTCTTCCTCGCCTTCGGCGGCCTCCTGCTGTTCGCCGGCCGTCTCGGCGACGTGCTCGGGCATCGCAGGGTCTTCCTCTCCGGGGTCGGGCTGGTCGTGGTGGCGTCGCTGGTCGCCGGGCTCGCGCCGAACGTGGAGGTGCTGCTCGCGGGCCGGATCCTGCAGGGCGCCGGCGCGGCGATCGCCGGTCCCACCGGGCTGGCGCTTCTGGCGATCGTCTTCGAGGGGGAGCGGCAGCAGCGGGCCTTCGGCCTCTACTCCACGGTGACCGGGCTCGGCGCCTCCGCCGGCATGGTGCTCGGCGGCGTGCTCACGTGGGCGGGGGACTGGCGATGGAGCCTGCTGGTGAACGTGCCCATCGGCCTGGTCATCATCGCGGTCGCCGTCCGTGCCCTCGGCCTGCGGGACGAGGCGACCCGGCGCCGCCCGCTCGGCCTGCCGAGCGCGCTGCTCAGCACCGCCACCCTCGCCGCCGCCGTGTACGGCCTCGTCCACGCCGCCGAGAACGGGTGGGGCGACCGCTGGACGCTGACCGCCCTCGGCGCCGCGGTCGTGCTGGCCGTCGTTCTCCTGCTGGTGGACCGGCGGGCCGACGAGCCGCTGCTGCCCCTGGCCCTCTTCTCCGGCCGCGATCGGGCCGGCGCCTTCCTCGCCCTGCTGCTGCTCGCGGCGGTGCTCACGAGCTTCCTCATCTACCTGGTGCAGTATCTCCAGGGCGTGCTGCACCTCAACGCGCTGCAGAGCGGCCTGGCGATCCTGCCGTTCGGCCTGGCGCTGCTCGTCAGCACCCAGATCCTCACCAAGCACATCGCCGCGATCGGTCTCAAGACGCGTGCCGTCGCCGGTCTGGTCGTGGTGCTGGCCGGAGTGGCCTGGCTGACCCGCCTCGACGGCGGCAGCACCTACGCCGGCGGCGTGCTCCCCGCCCTCGTCGTCATGGGGCTCGGCGTCGGCGTGGCGATCATCCCGTTCAACATGATCGTCCTGACCACCGCGCCGCAGGAGTACGCCGGGGTCGCCGCGGGGGTGCTGCAGACGGCGCTCACGATCGGCGGCTCGCTCGGCCTGGCCGCGATGCTGATCCCGCTCACGCAGGGCACGGGTGGTCTCGCCGGGAGCATCTCGTCGGTGTTCGTCTGGGCCTGCGGCGCCCTGGTGATCGCCCTGCTCGTCGCGCTCGTCTTCTGGTACCGCCCCGGCGCGCGGGGGGCCGCACCCGCCGCCCGGGGTTGA
- a CDS encoding TetR/AcrR family transcriptional regulator, whose protein sequence is MDGKPYIAQRPKRADGRRNYDAILAAARKAFESAGADASLEDIASQAGVAIGTLYRHFPTRASLVEAATRDGLENLVAHAERLASGPDPLDALVAWMREAVVHFSTFRGLVGILAQSMYDEGTPSHTMCSAMHHSGADLLRAAQAAGRVRHDLTPDELFDLLSGAAWVREQATPDRDGSSRFLELVLEGITTRD, encoded by the coding sequence GTGGACGGCAAGCCCTACATCGCCCAGCGCCCCAAGCGGGCCGACGGCCGGCGCAACTACGACGCGATCCTGGCCGCGGCCCGCAAGGCGTTCGAGAGCGCCGGGGCCGACGCCTCCCTGGAGGACATCGCGAGCCAGGCAGGAGTGGCGATCGGCACGCTATACCGGCACTTCCCCACGCGGGCCTCGCTGGTGGAGGCCGCGACCCGCGACGGCCTGGAGAACCTCGTCGCCCACGCGGAGCGGCTGGCCTCCGGGCCGGACCCGCTCGACGCGCTGGTCGCCTGGATGCGCGAGGCGGTGGTCCACTTCAGCACCTTCCGCGGGCTGGTGGGCATCCTCGCGCAGAGCATGTACGACGAGGGCACGCCCTCCCACACGATGTGCAGCGCGATGCACCACAGCGGCGCCGACCTGCTGCGCGCCGCCCAGGCGGCCGGCAGGGTGCGGCACGACCTGACCCCCGACGAGCTGTTCGACCTCCTCAGCGGCGCCGCCTGGGTGCGCGAGCAGGCGACCCCCGACCGGGACGGCAGCTCCCGCTTCCTCGAACTGGTGCTGGAGGGCATCACCACACGGGACTGA
- a CDS encoding helix-turn-helix transcriptional regulator produces MYEDRLTDTASTRVVRTAELDLLLSLTQEPGSEGRLIAVLGEPGSGKTHLLSALVRERQWTALPATVYRCSSGDRERAMNAVRKLLWRARRAGEREGGDRPVIGLARRRHRPDRELVVIEDAHLADDQTIGELVGIAAGDPAPLVDVIVSLRPRQTPDRLAEAVSVTTAFGRTVRIELGPLDDEQMLAMSPVPAPYELRHRSGGNPFNLRALQAMEHGARSGGDGALAPYEFAVMSEVRDLAPAERYALHAAAILRSRFDTDLLAEVAELDPLVASAALRRLVRRDLVRVEPVGTLFAIRDEVFGMLLRQMIDPCWAALAHQRALHRLSARGQAGTQIGFHLVSSLSRSSELARIVDASQEIMETDVSECVSWLTPVLAEAPASTEIGARARLALSTAFGRLGRMAESRDLLFVVHESGAAVDPAALAEQVAFVSVVEGVLSQDVQTLDLLGDLLRRPDLRDSPVWPRLVLARGFRVSMLGRTAGRAETESALRAARAAGDDPVAAGLLGLAALASIAAGNVDRALAEADAAAEALDRTPEHLMARHIECLLLAGLAYIYLGRSADAQRQVGRGVEIARRRRRPFLLPTLLVLLSEAERHLGRLRQARDAADAAIVESDAGNPLRHAQAVALKSAAEVWMQPPGSGRAKSLAQQALAQQALTGAHVNGSASIAALTLARCAWLDGDPAHCVTLLLNEGRGADMRVIPSGSRLTIWETLCAAGMDAGMPLDDWARRAQEHARAVPVPPNLAYAAMTRGHLLRVQGSPGEAVRCYREAADLFASVGMPVEQSYALGQAARALGEQGRAEQAAHTVRLAAEIARRSEAVTLLDWLGRQTGGPPAAPAPQPGARQEMLGRLEVFGRLTHREREIALLICSGMKRRDIADRLTISMRTVDVHLTRIYRKAGVSSRMELALAIQRKTAGQEYATRF; encoded by the coding sequence GTGTACGAAGACAGACTGACCGACACCGCGTCGACCAGGGTGGTGCGCACGGCCGAGCTCGACCTGCTGCTGTCCCTGACCCAGGAGCCCGGCTCCGAAGGGCGTCTCATCGCCGTCCTCGGCGAGCCCGGGTCCGGGAAAACCCACCTGTTGTCGGCGCTCGTCCGGGAGCGCCAGTGGACCGCCCTTCCCGCGACCGTCTATCGATGCTCCTCCGGCGATCGGGAGCGGGCGATGAACGCCGTGAGGAAGCTGCTGTGGCGGGCGCGCCGGGCCGGCGAACGCGAGGGGGGCGACCGCCCCGTGATCGGCCTCGCGCGCCGGCGCCACCGGCCCGACCGCGAGCTCGTGGTCATCGAGGACGCCCACCTCGCCGACGACCAGACGATCGGCGAACTGGTGGGCATCGCCGCGGGTGACCCCGCGCCGCTGGTCGACGTGATCGTCTCACTGCGCCCCCGCCAGACCCCCGACCGCCTGGCCGAGGCGGTGTCCGTCACCACGGCCTTCGGGCGCACCGTGCGGATCGAGCTGGGACCGCTCGACGACGAGCAGATGCTCGCCATGTCGCCCGTCCCCGCGCCGTACGAGCTCCGCCACCGCAGCGGCGGCAACCCGTTCAACCTCCGGGCGCTGCAGGCGATGGAGCACGGCGCCCGCTCGGGCGGCGACGGTGCGCTCGCGCCGTACGAGTTCGCCGTGATGAGCGAGGTGCGCGACCTGGCGCCCGCCGAGCGCTACGCGCTGCACGCGGCCGCGATCCTGCGCTCGCGGTTCGACACGGACCTGCTCGCCGAGGTCGCGGAACTCGACCCGCTGGTGGCCTCCGCCGCGCTGCGCCGCCTCGTCCGCCGGGACCTGGTGCGGGTCGAGCCCGTCGGGACGCTCTTCGCCATCAGGGACGAGGTCTTCGGCATGCTGCTGCGCCAGATGATCGACCCCTGCTGGGCCGCACTGGCCCACCAGCGGGCGCTGCACCGGTTGTCCGCCCGCGGGCAGGCCGGCACCCAGATCGGCTTCCATCTGGTCAGCTCCCTGTCTCGGTCGAGCGAACTGGCGCGGATCGTGGACGCGTCCCAGGAGATCATGGAGACGGACGTCAGCGAATGCGTCTCCTGGCTCACGCCGGTGCTCGCCGAGGCGCCCGCCTCGACCGAGATCGGAGCGCGCGCCCGGCTGGCGCTCAGCACGGCCTTCGGCCGCCTGGGACGGATGGCCGAGAGCCGCGACCTGCTGTTCGTGGTGCACGAGTCGGGCGCCGCCGTGGATCCGGCGGCGCTGGCGGAGCAGGTCGCGTTCGTCTCGGTGGTCGAGGGCGTGCTCAGCCAGGACGTGCAGACGCTCGACCTGCTCGGCGACCTCCTCAGGCGGCCCGACCTGCGCGACTCCCCCGTCTGGCCGCGCCTGGTCCTGGCACGCGGCTTCCGCGTGTCGATGCTGGGCCGTACGGCCGGGCGGGCCGAGACGGAGTCCGCGCTGCGCGCGGCGCGGGCCGCGGGCGACGACCCGGTCGCCGCGGGGCTGCTCGGGCTCGCCGCGCTGGCGTCGATCGCCGCCGGGAACGTGGATCGAGCCCTGGCAGAGGCCGACGCCGCCGCCGAGGCGCTGGACCGCACTCCCGAACACCTGATGGCGCGCCACATCGAGTGCCTGCTGCTGGCCGGGCTCGCCTACATCTACCTCGGCCGGAGCGCCGACGCCCAGCGGCAGGTCGGCCGCGGCGTGGAGATCGCCCGGCGACGCCGGCGGCCGTTCCTGCTGCCGACGCTCCTGGTGCTGCTCAGCGAGGCCGAGCGACACCTCGGCCGGCTCCGGCAGGCCAGGGACGCGGCGGACGCGGCCATCGTCGAGTCGGATGCGGGCAACCCGCTGCGGCACGCCCAGGCGGTCGCGCTGAAGTCCGCCGCCGAGGTGTGGATGCAGCCCCCGGGCAGCGGGCGGGCCAAGTCGCTGGCCCAGCAGGCGCTGGCGCAACAGGCGCTGACCGGCGCGCACGTGAACGGCAGCGCCTCGATCGCGGCGCTGACGCTCGCCAGGTGCGCGTGGCTGGACGGCGACCCGGCGCACTGCGTCACGCTCCTGCTCAACGAGGGCCGGGGCGCCGACATGCGGGTGATTCCGTCGGGCAGCCGCCTCACGATCTGGGAGACGCTCTGCGCCGCCGGGATGGACGCGGGCATGCCTCTGGACGACTGGGCGCGCCGGGCCCAGGAGCACGCCCGCGCCGTGCCCGTGCCCCCCAACCTGGCGTACGCCGCCATGACCCGCGGCCACCTGCTGCGCGTGCAGGGGTCGCCGGGCGAGGCGGTGCGGTGCTACCGCGAGGCGGCCGACCTGTTCGCCTCGGTGGGCATGCCGGTGGAGCAGAGCTACGCCCTGGGGCAGGCGGCGCGGGCGCTCGGCGAGCAGGGCCGCGCCGAGCAGGCGGCCCACACGGTGCGGCTCGCCGCGGAGATCGCGCGACGGTCGGAGGCGGTGACCCTGCTCGACTGGCTGGGCCGGCAGACCGGCGGACCGCCCGCGGCCCCCGCCCCCCAGCCCGGGGCGCGGCAGGAGATGCTCGGGCGTCTGGAGGTGTTCGGCCGCCTGACCCACCGGGAACGCGAGATCGCGTTGCTCATCTGCTCGGGGATGAAACGGCGGGACATCGCCGACCGGCTCACGATAAGCATGCGGACGGTCGACGTCCATCTGACCCGCATCTACCGCAAGGCGGGGGTCAGCTCGCGCATGGAGCTCGCGCTGGCGATTCAGCGAAAGACGGCCGGGCAGGAGTACGCGACCCGCTTTTAG
- a CDS encoding allene oxide cyclase barrel-like domain-containing protein, giving the protein MDLRALSGRIAPVHDAVSSFLVPFLAAPPETTSDRVGALARPGRSLILRDLTEKVVEYRSNNADPTGTTPTEKDFATVRLEIFGPDGEPLGETTGAGRMLYKQEHDGHFIAYFGEEIRLRDGNVIRSGGLVDDARLTAGEAAHFPAVVVAGPLRGAVGVRWFRPLVKEAHDTYESAIVVYR; this is encoded by the coding sequence ATGGATCTGCGCGCGCTGTCCGGCCGGATCGCGCCGGTGCACGACGCGGTGAGCTCCTTCCTGGTGCCGTTCCTGGCCGCACCGCCGGAGACCACCTCGGACCGGGTGGGCGCCCTCGCCCGGCCCGGACGGTCGCTCATCCTGCGCGACCTCACCGAGAAGGTCGTGGAGTATCGCTCCAACAACGCCGACCCCACCGGGACGACCCCGACCGAGAAGGACTTCGCCACGGTCAGGCTGGAGATCTTCGGCCCGGACGGCGAACCGCTCGGCGAGACGACCGGCGCCGGCCGCATGCTCTACAAGCAGGAGCACGACGGCCACTTCATCGCGTACTTCGGCGAGGAGATCCGGCTGCGGGACGGCAACGTCATCCGCTCCGGCGGCCTGGTGGACGACGCGCGGCTCACGGCGGGCGAGGCCGCGCACTTCCCCGCCGTCGTCGTCGCGGGGCCGCTGCGCGGGGCCGTCGGCGTCCGCTGGTTCCGCCCGCTGGTCAAGGAGGCCCACGACACGTACGAGTCCGCGATCGTGGTCTACCGGTAG